The DNA window CGTTAAAACGGAGGATCATGACGTTTTCTTTATCGAAACCAAGTTCCATATTGCTCACGAAATTTGCCTGATTGTAATATCCGACTGTGAGAGTTATAAAGAATATGGCCAGCGTGAATTGGAAGACGACCAATGATTTTCTCAAAAATGACCTTGAAGGCCCGGTTCTGATATCGTCTTTTAATATAGATATAGGTTTGAACCTTGAAAGATAAAGAGCCGGATAAAAACCCGCCAATATCCCCACAATGATAATAAGCGCTACGAGCAACATGACGTTGCCGGCATCTCTGTATAGATTGGCGAATTCAAAATAATTGGGATTAAGCGAATAGAAAAACTCCTGAAAATATTCATACAAAACAATTCCGAAGATCATGGCCGCGGTTGTAATGAGCATCGATTCGCCCAGAAACTGCGCTACCAATCGATATCGAGCAGCTCCGAATGTTTTGCGAACACCCACTTCTTTCATGCGGTCGGCGGCTCGCGCCGTTGAGAGGCTGATAAAATTGACAATTGCCTGAACCAAAATAAATAATCCGATACATACCATTATTATGGCCATGTCATATTCACCGCCCGGATATAACTCACCTCGATTTCCCGAATAATAAGTGTTAAAGTAAATGTCTTTTAGGGGTATCAGGGAGAAAGTAAATCGCTGGGCTATCTCTTTTGGAACATTATTGGAAAAAACGCTTTGTATCTCGCCTTTGATGTATTCCGGATCGGCGTTTTCCTTAAGCAAAAGGTAAGTCAAATCCGACTGCCCCTGAGTCCAGGTTGTCAAGTGTTCTCTCGATGTTTCAAGAGTGGAATAAGAAGCTATAAAATCACAATGCAATTGCGTGTTCCAGGGCAAATCCTCAAGGATACCGGTAATTTGTAGTTCAAATTCTTTATTGAGAGTAATCGTTTTGCCAATGGGGTTTTGATCCGGGAAATATGCCTTAGCAATAGAATCAGTGATAAGGACTGAATTGGGATTTGCCAGGGATGTTTCGGGGTCCCCAATTTTGATCGGAACAGTAAAAACATCAAAAAACTCCGGGCGCGCGAAGATCAGATTCCCGGCTTGATATGTCTCATTATTGATTTTTAGAGAAATTTCCCGACCATGCCTAAATACGGCAGCCTGTTCAATACCGATATTTTCCTCAAGAAGCGCTTCGCCCAGAGGAGCCATAACCCGGGCACTGGCCCAAACAGTATCGGCATTTTGATACCGCATCTCAACTCGATATATGCGATCATGATTTTGATGACCATCTTCCCAACTTAGCTCGCTGACCATGTATGACATTGAAATCAGACTGAGTCCCAGCCCCAAAGCAAGCCCGACGATCGAAATGTATGTATAAACTCGATGTCGAAGTAGTGTTCTGATAGCAATCTTGAGATAACTTTTTAGCATTTAATACTCCCGTTAGAGCAAATTAATAATACATATCGACGCCTTTTTATACGAAGGGTTCGACAGAAGAGATTTTAGAAAATGAAAGCAATAATTATGCCAAGTGGTTAAGATGGTGGTGTTCTGTATGTTATAAATATGTGGCACAAAATATATGTTCGATATCGCAAAATAACTGTCCGATATCGCACACCCAAATAAAAATGTAATTTTATTTGGGATTGTCACAGATAAGCAAATCAATAAATAATCTACATCATACGGCTTTGGCCGATTCCCAGAATTTTCAGGCAATGGGGGCAGAAATAGATAATGTTTTTACCTTCAATCCAGGGGATTCCTTTGGATTTGGTATAAAGCTCAGTGGTCTCTTTTTCGCAGAAGGGGCATTTGGGTAGAAGGTCTTCCCGTGCCGTTAAATTGATTTTTATTTCAGCCATGACTGATCCGCCTCTGGGTTAATTTTCCAATATTTTTTATCCGTTCTTAATTTATATACCGCTTCGTTACAGGAATATTCAATCTAAAAATGGGTTTGTTTCCTCAGATTAACGTTTTTGGTCATATCAAACCGGTGTTGATTACGACAGGTGAACGCCTGTTTTTTTTCTTTTCCCCTATAGAGAGGGATGCCCGAAGGGCTGGGTGTGTTCTCCATCATTGCGAACGAAGTGAGCGCGTCAATCTGTGGTTTGAGAGTTATCCACAATCGCATTTCTGAAAAATCCTCATATATAAATGTGTCTGTGTGAGTTACAACGAATTGGGTTCGTTTTATCCTTTTTAGTACTTTCGTAAAAGACTTCTTTGCCATTGATCGCAAACACTCAACCATAAACCATTCCATTCAATAATGCGATTGTTTTCAGTAATTGCGGTAGATTGGTTGGAAAAATGTGGATGTTCAATGCTGGACACGATCCGAAAATAAATTCGTCTATTTTTGAGGTTCCGTCAGTTCTTGGCCCGACGCAGGAGGGGTGTGAACTGACGGTTTTGGTGGCACGTCACAATTTTGCTTCACAAAATCGCTACTTGCTGTGTATCAAGAACTTACGATTCGAAGTGTTTCCCTATTCCTTAGGCTGAAGATCATTTCAAGACTTTTTCAACAATCCCTGAAGATGTGGGGCACCGGCACCGATCTTTTCGATGATACGGTAATGCCCCAACATCGTGCCTTTGGTCAGGGTGATGTGGCTCTTTGTCTTGTCGTCGTCATGTTCCATTCGTTATCTCATGAACCGCCTTTCAGCCGCGCCAGACGGGCGCGGGCGTCTTCGACTTCTTCAATGCCCGGGTCGGCGTTTTTCCAGATATCGAGGAAAGTTTCGTATTGTTCTATCGCCCGGGCGTCCCATCCGGATTCTTCGTAGGCCAGACCCAGGTAATAATAAATCTTTACCGCCATGGTAATCACACCGACTCGCCCGACATCAAATCTGTTAATGGTTTTTTCAAGCTGGGTCACAGATTCGCCCAACCTGCCCGACATCAGGTATGCTCTACCGAGCATATAATGCACCTGGAAGTGTGTCACATCTTTTGCCGCCTTTTCATAACAGACAACGGATTGTTCATAATTGCCTTTGGCAAATTCAATATGACCAACGGCATACCAATATGCCCATATTGTCGATGAATCATTTTTTTCGATATCTTTCTTAAAAATCTCAGCCTCTTTTTGTGCTTTCGCAAAATCTTTATCCCATGAAAGCGGTAAGATATACTCGTGTCGAAAATAAATCCAGTCATCGGGATGGGCATCGGAATAATCTTTTATGGCTCTTTCAGCTTCCTTCAGCGCCATTTTCCATTCTTTTCTCGCCTCATATATATTGGCTTTAATAAATCGAAGATCCGCTCCGGCATAATCACCCTGTTCTATTCTATCCGCCGCCATGGCATCATCTAATAATTTCAGGGCTTCGGTGAATTTCCCCTGATAAATGGGAATATAAGATAAGAGCATTCTTCCAAGTGAACGTCGGAATGCGTTACTATCAGAACAAAGCTGGCGGTAAAAAATTTCAGCCTTGTCATACTCTTTATTGAAAAGATACAGATATCCTAATTTAAGCCGAGACGCGTAAAAATCCGGTTTTATTTCCAATGCCTTTTCGTATGATTCAATGGCCTGTTCTAACTTGCCGTTATAGGCATAAAGGTCAGCGCGAGTATCATATGGATTGGCTTCGTCGGGATCCGCGACTTCTATATATTTATTGATAGCCCAAATTGCGCTGTCATATTTGTACTGGGAATTATATATATAGGCAAGTCGATTATATACTGGACCGAATAATGGATCAAGCTGTATTACTTCCCAATAATGACTTTTTGCCTTTTCAGTATCCCGTTTATTTTCATTGTAGTAATCCCCCAATATACTTTTAGCTATTTTTTCCTCCGGATATTTCTCAATTATTTCAGTAAGGTATTTTATGTAGTTTTCATAATCAGGGTAATCTTCCCTATAATAAGCGTCAAAGGCTTTGATGTACAGCTTTTCCAGCGAGGACGCTTTACCTGAATAAAGGTTCATCTTATATAAAATTGTATCTCTTTCATCTCCTTCCGTGTGGATTAATAATGCCAAATATGCCATAGCAAATGTTGAGTCATAAGTGAGCGCTTTTCTATAGCACTCTTCAGCATCATCACTGTAGAGTTTTTGTTGATATTCCATGCCCTCTAATAAGTAACGATATGCTTCTACGGAGCTGGTTGTCAATTCTGAAATTTCGGGATCTTCTTCAGATAACGCCTGGGCAGGCAGCGATAGGTCGTTTTTTATTTCGACGGTTAGTTTATCCACCAATGGGAATATTCTATCGCCAGGTTGACCTTCTATTCGTTGGGAAGCGATGGCATCACCTGATTCAACATCAATTATCTGGGCAGTCAGAATTATTTCCGGCTCCATATTTAGGATGCTGCCCAATAGCATAGATTTTGCGTTAGCCTTCTTTGCAACTTGTGTGGCTATGTTTCTACTGATATTCTTTTCACCTTCATGTCCAAGTTGCTTGAGAATATCATACAGACGCTGGCTGGATACTACTTGAACATATTCTGATTCGGAAAGGTCGGTTATTAACAGGTTAGCAGTTATCTCGCCAAGCTTCAGGCTATCCTCCGGGTCGGCCAGATTATCAAAGTACATTATGGCCAGTCTATTTTCCTGGGCTATGGCTTCCTGTCGTGGGCTGATTTCAAATTTCCACGGTTTAAAAATGAGAATGGCCACGGCGATAATAACTATAAGAACTGGAATGAGAAATTTATTATATCTTTTCGTTGCCGATATGGCTGGTTTTGATATTTGATTGGGATCTGTTTCTTTCAATATTTGCTTTAAATCCGATATGACACCGGCTGCTGTTTGATAGCGAGTCTCGATATCTTTGTCCAAAAGTTTTGAGACAATTCGTTGAAGTTCACCGGATACGCCGCTTTTGAATCTTGATAACGGTTCAGGAGTGTCATTCAAAACAGCATTCATGGTTGCAGCTTCTGTGTCACCTTTGAACGGTAATCGTCCGGCAATCATCTCATACAGTATAACTCCAAAAGAAAACAGGTCGGAACGTTGGTCAACCTTGTCGACTTGTATCTGTTCGGGTGACATGTAACCGATTGTGCCGAGGGTTGATCCGGTCTGAGTAAGTTGTTCACCGCCTGCAATGGCAACTAAACCAAAATCAGCCAGCTTGGGACGACCGTTTTTATCAAGAATGATATTGGACGGTTTTATATCGCGATGGACAATATCAGCTCCATGAGCTTCCTGCAGACCTTCACATATTTGAAGAGACAATTTAATAATATCATCAAATCCCAACTTCTGATCTTTTATCAGGTCTCGAAGCGAATCCCCTTCAATATGTTCCATCGCAAAGAACGGTCGCCCCTTATATTCGGAAACCTCATATATGGTAACTATATTGGGATGCTTCAGCTTTGCGGCCGCCTGAGCTTCACGGGTAAATCTTGCTTTGGCATCTTCGTTCTGAGAGAGGTGTGACGGCAGGAATTTGAGGGCGACTTTCCGGTTTAGCTTGGTATCTTCGACCAGATAGACCTCGCCCATCCCCCCGGCACCGATTTTCTCGACCATCCGGTAGTGCGACACCATCATCCCCTTACTCAGGATGATGTGCGATTGTGTCTTGTCGTCCTGTTCTGAATTCTCTGTCATGTACTGCTCATTCTAATCATCTATCGCTGCATCCCAATACTGTCATTCGAACAGTTCTCGCGGTGAGCCGCCCAACGACCGATTTTATTTTGCCGGCCCAAAATATAGATCCAGCCAAGCGAGGCTTTCTATGATAATATTTTTTTGAGGTATAATGTGATCAGTTTCGTAAGTGATAAGATTTTTATCCGTATTCGGTGTTCCCAATAGATCAAACATTGGTTTTGCGCAATAGTCGTAAGGGACGTTCGCGTCAAACCTACCATGAAGCATTAAAGTTGGTATAGTAATTCGTGAAATATAATTAATACCGTCAACCTCAGGTTTTGTCTTTCTCCTCCATGGCTTCAAACCACCAGCATCGATGATAGAGATTTTGATTCGTTCTTCTACAGCGGGAATTATGCTCCCCAAAATACCTCCCCAGCTGCAACCGAAATAAGCCAGTTTTTCGGTATCAATATCTGACCGGGTCTCCAGATAATCGATGACTCTTTTAAAATCTTTCACGACTCTAACAACATAGTCCTTAAACTCGTGGGATTCATTCCAGCCAAAATGCAATGAACCTGGTAGACCATCCCTGCGCTCAAACGTTCCCTTGTATATAGGATACACCACAGCTCGCCCGTCTTTTACAAAATGGGAAAGCCTGTAGGTAAACTCCCAATATCTTTCAATATGATCACTGGAGGGTACATATACAGAACCGGAACCCGGGAAATAGACGACTGTTTGATAAGGAGGTTTACTGCTTCTGGGCAGGAAAAGGTGAATGATGATCCGTTCATCGTCATAGGCTGCAGAAAAGGTGATTTTTTTATAAATCCAGTGAGGTGATTGGTCTTTGGTATCCTCAATTGTTGCTTTAAGATCAATTTTATCATACGAAAACATGTCTTTATAAATATTAAAAATGGCATCAGAGACTGGCGTTTCTTTGTAGAAGTTCCTAATCTTCCCGGGTATTCGAGGTGCGAAGATATCCTCGGATATGACATCCTTATCAAAATAACTTACACAACGAATCCCATTTTTAGAAAAACGATCAAACGGATCAGCTTGACTGATGTTGCCATACATGTAATGAACATCATTCCATGCACCTCCCCGGATGCATCGTCCCTTCTCAGATGCATTCCAACACCACTCCCTAACGTTTCCTGCCATGTCGTACACGCCAAACTGGGTTATGGCCTTCGTCGTGCCTATAGGAACAGGACCCTTTCCACCAAAATTGCACATGGAATAAAATAAATAAGAAAGCATTCCAAGACTTCCTCTCCTCGCGGCTCCCCAATGGCTGGTAGTCGGTAGGT is part of the Candidatus Zixiibacteriota bacterium genome and encodes:
- a CDS encoding ABC transporter permease, producing MLKSYLKIAIRTLLRHRVYTYISIVGLALGLGLSLISMSYMVSELSWEDGHQNHDRIYRVEMRYQNADTVWASARVMAPLGEALLEENIGIEQAAVFRHGREISLKINNETYQAGNLIFARPEFFDVFTVPIKIGDPETSLANPNSVLITDSIAKAYFPDQNPIGKTITLNKEFELQITGILEDLPWNTQLHCDFIASYSTLETSREHLTTWTQGQSDLTYLLLKENADPEYIKGEIQSVFSNNVPKEIAQRFTFSLIPLKDIYFNTYYSGNRGELYPGGEYDMAIIMVCIGLFILVQAIVNFISLSTARAADRMKEVGVRKTFGAARYRLVAQFLGESMLITTAAMIFGIVLYEYFQEFFYSLNPNYFEFANLYRDAGNVMLLVALIIIVGILAGFYPALYLSRFKPISILKDDIRTGPSRSFLRKSLVVFQFTLAIFFITLTVGYYNQANFVSNMELGFDKENVMILRFNGEDDTAEDCALAKNEILAQNDVLAVARSGGVLGTRTWSYRFYTAPERLEEHQIITKRYTVDYDFLSMYGIEVIEGRGFSEDRPDDIGHSVLINQKMKDELGLGNAIGYRLYTDSAEFEVIGVVKDFQGAPIDYTYRSKSVITLNPDSCRVLCVRLPADNISGSITSINETWQKVFGDRPFTYSFHDDNIKSVYSEFNDIIALMGILSIISIGIAALGVFGLMLYTVGHKTKEFAIRKVLGATMSAIVNILAKEFVGLIIIANLIACPLAYLLLDSFMQDYVIRTDFGIGTFASGGFLILLIALLTSGYHVYKAARSNPSDALRYQ
- a CDS encoding FlgO family outer membrane protein, with translation MTENSEQDDKTQSHIILSKGMMVSHYRMVEKIGAGGMGEVYLVEDTKLNRKVALKFLPSHLSQNEDAKARFTREAQAAAKLKHPNIVTIYEVSEYKGRPFFAMEHIEGDSLRDLIKDQKLGFDDIIKLSLQICEGLQEAHGADIVHRDIKPSNIILDKNGRPKLADFGLVAIAGGEQLTQTGSTLGTIGYMSPEQIQVDKVDQRSDLFSFGVILYEMIAGRLPFKGDTEAATMNAVLNDTPEPLSRFKSGVSGELQRIVSKLLDKDIETRYQTAAGVISDLKQILKETDPNQISKPAISATKRYNKFLIPVLIVIIAVAILIFKPWKFEISPRQEAIAQENRLAIMYFDNLADPEDSLKLGEITANLLITDLSESEYVQVVSSQRLYDILKQLGHEGEKNISRNIATQVAKKANAKSMLLGSILNMEPEIILTAQIIDVESGDAIASQRIEGQPGDRIFPLVDKLTVEIKNDLSLPAQALSEEDPEISELTTSSVEAYRYLLEGMEYQQKLYSDDAEECYRKALTYDSTFAMAYLALLIHTEGDERDTILYKMNLYSGKASSLEKLYIKAFDAYYREDYPDYENYIKYLTEIIEKYPEEKIAKSILGDYYNENKRDTEKAKSHYWEVIQLDPLFGPVYNRLAYIYNSQYKYDSAIWAINKYIEVADPDEANPYDTRADLYAYNGKLEQAIESYEKALEIKPDFYASRLKLGYLYLFNKEYDKAEIFYRQLCSDSNAFRRSLGRMLLSYIPIYQGKFTEALKLLDDAMAADRIEQGDYAGADLRFIKANIYEARKEWKMALKEAERAIKDYSDAHPDDWIYFRHEYILPLSWDKDFAKAQKEAEIFKKDIEKNDSSTIWAYWYAVGHIEFAKGNYEQSVVCYEKAAKDVTHFQVHYMLGRAYLMSGRLGESVTQLEKTINRFDVGRVGVITMAVKIYYYLGLAYEESGWDARAIEQYETFLDIWKNADPGIEEVEDARARLARLKGGS